The following proteins come from a genomic window of Lycium ferocissimum isolate CSIRO_LF1 chromosome 4, AGI_CSIRO_Lferr_CH_V1, whole genome shotgun sequence:
- the LOC132054837 gene encoding uncharacterized protein LOC132054837 encodes MPSFMDLQASNEFDFPISLKESTNTHPKSDLLTISLPLPPSKKFLSNSLPNSATSSPRFASNSSKKNSKNQNHQPSPLSNNPLARQNSVALANLERLKENHLRRSKSCGEGRSTTPPEKHVLGFTKVNNSSVKHVEASKISKVLYKSSDEDKVESIDKKFKCGAMCLFIPGLGKAKQVRARRVEPEIVHDIGVGHNVSRKVSLEKFECGSWTSSAIINDEENDESNLFFDLPIELIQSSDDKDTRSPVTTGFVFDKEPKGVLKNSTTAKADDRKSNVATRQVRFSTSSPDSDSPTSCMTPRMRKAREDFNALLEAQCV; translated from the coding sequence ATGCCTTCATTCATGGATCTTCAAGCATCAAATGAATTTGACTTCCCAATTTCCTTAAAGGAATCAACAAATACACATCCCAAATCTGACCTTTTAACAATTTCTCTTCCTTTACCACCCTCAAAGAAGTTCTTGAGCAACAGCCTTCCAAATTCAGCAACCTCATCACCAAGATTTGCATCAAATTCATCTaagaaaaattccaaaaacCAAAACCACCAACCTTCTCCTCTCTCCAACAACCCTCTAGCTAGACAAAACTCAGTGGCATTAGCAAACCTCGAACGGTTGAAAGAAAACCACTTACGCAGGAGCAAGTCGTGCGGTGAAGGAAGATCAACCACGCCACCAGAAAAACACGTTCTTGGATTCACAAAGGTCAATAATAGTAGTGTTAAACACGTCGAGGCAAGCAAAATTAGCAAAGTACTTTATAAGTCTAGCGATGAAGATAAAGTGGAGTCTATTGATAAAAAGTTCAAATGTGGGGCTATGTGTTTGTTTATTCCTGGTTTAGGAAAAGCAAAACAAGTGAGAGCTAGGAGGGTAGAACCTGAAATAGTACATGATATTGGAGTTGGACACAATGTTTCAAGGAAAGTGTCATTGGAGAAATTTGAATGTGGATCATGGACATCATCAGCTATAATCAATGATGAAGAAAATGATGAGTCCAATCTCTTCTTTGATCTTCCAATTGAGCTCATTCAATCCAGTGATGATAAGGACACTCGTTCTCCTGTAACAACAGGATTTGTTTTTGACAAGGAGCCGAAAGGGGTGTTGAAGAACAGTACCACAGCAAAAGCAGATGACAGAAAATCGAACGTGGCTACACGCCAAGTTCGGTTTTCTACATCGTCCCCTGACTCGGACTCGCCCACATCCTGCATGACTCCTCGCATGCGCAAGGCTAGGGAAGATTTCAATGCCTTACTAGAAGCCCAATGTGTATGA
- the LOC132053472 gene encoding ycf3-interacting protein 1, chloroplastic isoform X2 yields MALQLPFPPLSSSSLLSSSPCKICSIPFLPSAHKHLSSSLNLQKIQFKSSSSRGRSSSLRPLFVSNEEASVTSTVSQEDDDDDYEPDPESLEYVSQIKRALELLKRNRDMLFGEVKLTIMIEDPRDVERKRLLGIDDENAPTRDELAACLEEINEGKVPKDKVALQMLAEEMNSWPNLEVEATKQNKSRSLYAKATDTGIDPKEAAKRLKIDWDSAAEIEEADNSDEPDVNPALGP; encoded by the exons ATGGCGCTTCAACTGCCATTCCCACCTCTCTCTTCTTCCTCATTGTTATCCTCTTCACCCTGCAAAATTTGCTCTATTCCCTTCTTACCCTCTGCTCATAAACACCTTTCCTCTTCCTTGAATTTGCAAAAAATTCAGTTTAAAAGTAGTAGTAGTAGAGGAAGAAGCAGTTCTTTGAGGCCTTTATTTGTGAGCAATGAAGAAGCTAGTGTCACTTCCACTGTTAGtcaagaagatgatgatgatgattatgaaccAGATCCTGAATCACTTGAAtacgtttctcaaattaaacga GCTTTGGAGCTTCTCAAGAGGAATCGGGATATGCTGTTTGGTGAG GTTAAGTTGACTATAATGATTGAAGACCCCAGGGACGTCGAGCGGAAGCGGCTGCTTGGCATTGACGATGAAAATGCTCCAACTAGGGATGAATTAGCTGCCTGTTTAGAAGAA ATTAATGAAGGAAAAGTACCAAAAGATAAGGTTGCTCTGCAGATGCTTGCGGAAGAGATGAATTCATGGCCTAATTTGGAG GTTGAAGCCACAAAGCAAAATAAGAGCAGATCCCTCTATGCAAAAGCCACGGACACTGGTATTGATCCAAAAGAGGCTGCTAAGCGGCTCAAGATTGACTGGGATTCAGCAGCTGAAATTGAGGAGGCAGATAATAGTGACGAGCCAGACGTTAATCCAGCTCTG GGTCCGTAA
- the LOC132053472 gene encoding ycf3-interacting protein 1, chloroplastic isoform X1: MALQLPFPPLSSSSLLSSSPCKICSIPFLPSAHKHLSSSLNLQKIQFKSSSSRGRSSSLRPLFVSNEEASVTSTVSQEDDDDDYEPDPESLEYVSQIKRALELLKRNRDMLFGEVKLTIMIEDPRDVERKRLLGIDDENAPTRDELAACLEEINEGKVPKDKVALQMLAEEMNSWPNLEVEATKQNKSRSLYAKATDTGIDPKEAAKRLKIDWDSAAEIEEADNSDEPDVNPALGYGALYLVSAFPVIIGISVVLILFYNSLQ; encoded by the exons ATGGCGCTTCAACTGCCATTCCCACCTCTCTCTTCTTCCTCATTGTTATCCTCTTCACCCTGCAAAATTTGCTCTATTCCCTTCTTACCCTCTGCTCATAAACACCTTTCCTCTTCCTTGAATTTGCAAAAAATTCAGTTTAAAAGTAGTAGTAGTAGAGGAAGAAGCAGTTCTTTGAGGCCTTTATTTGTGAGCAATGAAGAAGCTAGTGTCACTTCCACTGTTAGtcaagaagatgatgatgatgattatgaaccAGATCCTGAATCACTTGAAtacgtttctcaaattaaacga GCTTTGGAGCTTCTCAAGAGGAATCGGGATATGCTGTTTGGTGAG GTTAAGTTGACTATAATGATTGAAGACCCCAGGGACGTCGAGCGGAAGCGGCTGCTTGGCATTGACGATGAAAATGCTCCAACTAGGGATGAATTAGCTGCCTGTTTAGAAGAA ATTAATGAAGGAAAAGTACCAAAAGATAAGGTTGCTCTGCAGATGCTTGCGGAAGAGATGAATTCATGGCCTAATTTGGAG GTTGAAGCCACAAAGCAAAATAAGAGCAGATCCCTCTATGCAAAAGCCACGGACACTGGTATTGATCCAAAAGAGGCTGCTAAGCGGCTCAAGATTGACTGGGATTCAGCAGCTGAAATTGAGGAGGCAGATAATAGTGACGAGCCAGACGTTAATCCAGCTCTG GGATACGGAGCTTTATACTTGGTCTCTGCATTTCCAGTCATCATTGGCATCTCTGTTGTGTTGATTCTCTTCTATAATTCTCTACAGTga